A DNA window from Ipomoea triloba cultivar NCNSP0323 chromosome 10, ASM357664v1 contains the following coding sequences:
- the LOC116032499 gene encoding probable alpha,alpha-trehalose-phosphate synthase [UDP-forming] 7 has translation MMSKSYTNLLDLASGNFPAMGREKRRLPRVMTVAGVISELDDDQASSVASDAPSSLIVDRVIIVANQLPVKAKRRPDNKGWSFSWDEDSLLLHIKDGLPDEMEVIYVGSLRVEVDVNEQDDVSQLLLDRFKCVPAFLPPDILAKYYHGFCKQHLWPLFHYMLPFSASHGGRFDRSWWEAYVAANKIFSQKVIEVINPEDDYVWIHDYHLMVLPTFLRRRFNRLRMGFFLHSPFPSSEIYRTLPVREEILKALLNSDLIGFHTFDYARHFLSCCSRMLGIEYQSKRGYIGLEYYGRTIGIKIMPVGIHMGQIESVLQLADKEWRVEELKQQFEGKTVVLGVDDMDIFKGIDLKLLAMEQMLLQHPKWQGRAVLVQIANPARGKGKDLEEIQAEIKASIERINNKFRLPGYEPIVFIDEPVSLGERAAYYTVAECVAVTAVRDGMNLTPYEYIVCRQGIPGSVSNSESSAPKKSMLVVSEFIGCSPSLSGAIRVNPWNVEATAEALHEAISMVDAEKELRHEKHYKYVSTHDVAYWSRSFFQDLERSCKDHFRRRCWGIGLSFGFRVVALDPNFRKLSIDAITSAYSRAKNRAILLDYDGTLMPQTCINKVPNNQIISIVSALCDDAKNTVFLVSGRGKDSLGEWFSPCKKLGIAAEHGYYLRWSVDKEWETCGQSTDFGWKQIAEPVMQLYTESTDGSYIEPKDSALVWHHRDADLGFGSSQAKEMLDHLESVLANEPVEVKSGQFIVEVKPQGVSKGLVAERIFSSMAENGRQADFMLCIGDDRSDEDMFEIIGSAINSGTLSSNSSVYACTVGQKPSKAKYYVDDTSEVLTMLEALVEESRSLCLEIPAGSSD, from the exons ATGATGTCCAAATCGTATACCAACTTGTTAGATCTTGCTTCTGGGAATTTCCCGGCGATGGGGCGTGAAAAGAGGCGGCTGCCAAGGGTAATGACGGTGGCCGGAGTAATTTCTGAGCTTGATGATGATCAGGCTAGTAGTGTTGCCTCGGATGCCCCGTCGTCTCTTATTGTAGATCGAGTAATAATCGTAGCTAATCAGCTCCCTGTAAAAGCTAAACGTAGGCCGGATAATAAAGGGTGGAGTTTTAGTTGGGATGAGGATTCTTTACTTTTGCACATAAAGGATGGATTGCCGGATGAGATGGAGGTGATTTATGTAGGGTCTTTAAGGGTTGAGGTTGATGTTAATGAACAGGATGATGTTTCCCAGTTACTGTTGGATAGGTTTAAATGTGTCCCGGCTTTTCTGCCCCCGGACATTTTGGCCAAATACTATCATGGCTTCTGCAAGCAGCATTTGTGGCCGCTGTTCCATTATATGCTCCCGTTTTCTGCTAGTCATGGCGGGCGATTTGATAGGTCGTGGTGGGAGGCGTATGTTGCAGCCAACaagattttctcccagaaggtcATTGAGGTGATAAACCCCGAGGATGACTATGTGTGGATTCATGACTATCACCTAATGGTTTTGCCAACGTTCTTGCGCAGGCGTTTCAATCGGTTGAGGATGGGGTTTTTCCTGCATAGCCCTTTCCCGTCGTCGGAGATATACAGGACTCTCCCCGTGAGGGAGGAGATTTTGAAAGCCCTATTGAACTCTGACCTAATTGGTTTCCATACATTTGATTATGCCCGTCATTTTCTTTCTTGTTGTAGTCGAATGTTGGGTATTGAGTACCAATCGAAAAGAGGGTATATTGGGTTGGAATACTATGGGCGGACCATTGGGATTAAAATTATGCCTGTCGGGATTCACATGGGGCAGATTGAATCCGTGCTGCAGCTCGCAGATAAAGAGTGGAGAGTCGAGGAGCTCAAGCAGCAGTTTGAAGGTAAAACCGTGGTTCTTGGCGTTGACGATATGGACATCTTCAAAGGCATTGATCTGAAACTTTTGGCAATGGAACAAATGCTACTGCAGCATCCAAAGTGGCAGGGGAGAGCGGTGTTGGTACAAATTGCCAACCCGGCTCGAGGAAAGGGCAAGGATCTCGAGGAAATTCAAGCGGAAATAAAAGCTAGTATCGAAAGAATCAACAACAAATTTAGGCTGCCTGGTTATGAACCCATAGTCTTTATCGATGAGCCCGTTTCTCTTGGTGAACGAGCCGCCTATTACACTGTTGCTGAGTGCGTGGCGGTCACGGCTGTAAGAGACGGTATGAACCTTACTCCATATGAATACATCGTGTGCAGACAAGGGATCCCGGGATCAGTATCCAATTCAGAATCAAGTGCTCCGAAGAAGAGTATGCTAGTGGTGTCCGAATTCATCGGATGTTCTCCATCCCTGAGCGGGGCTATTCGTGTTAACCCGTGGAATGTTGAAGCCACTGCTGAAGCATTGCACGAGGCGATCTCTATGGTTGATGCTGAGAAGGAGTTGCGCCACGAAAAGCATTACAAATACGTTAGCACACATGACGTAGCGTATTGGTCGAGAAGCTTCTTCCAAGATCTGGAGAGATCGTGCAAAGACCATTTCAGAAGGCGATGTTGGGGAATCGGTCTGAGCTTTGGTTTTAGAGTCGTAGCACTCGATCCGAATTTCAGAAAGTTGTCTATCGATGCGATTACTTCTGCTTACTCCAGAGCCAAAAACAGGGCGATATTGTTGGATTACGATGGGACCCTCATGCCTCAAACATGCATCAATAAAGTTCCAAACAACCAGATCATCTCGATCGTTAGTGCACTGTGCGATGATGCTAAAAATACCGTGTTTCTCGTGAGTGGAAGAGGAAAGGATAGTTTAGGGGAATGGTTTTCTCCGTGCAAAAAACTTGGTATCGCTGCTGAGCATGGCTACTATCTAAG GTGGTCGGTTGATAAAGAATGGGAGACCTGTGGACAAAGCACGGATTTCGGGTGGAAACAGATTGCCGAACCTGTAATGCAATTATACACAGAATCTACTGACGGTTCTTATATTGAACCGAAAGACAGTGCACTGGTTTGGCATCATAGAGATGCAGATCTCGGTTTTGGGTCTAGCCAAGCAAAGGAGATGTTAGACCATCTCGAAAGCGTTCTTGCAAATGAACCAGTCGAAGTGAAGAGTGGGCAATTCATCGTCGAAGTGAAACCTCAG GGCGTCAGTAAAGGTCTAGTTGCGGAGAGGATCTTCTCGTCGATGGCTGAGAATGGGCGGCAGGCTGATTTCATGCTGTGCATAGGCGACGACAGGTCTGACGAGGACATGTTTGAGATAATCGGAAGTGCAATTAACAGCGGTACCCTCTCCTCGAATTCATCGGTGTACGCCTGCACGGTTGGGCAGAAACCGAGCAAAGCCAAGTATTATGTCGATGACACCAGTGAGGTACTTACCATGCTCGAAGCTCTTGTCGAAGAATCCCGGTCCCTATGTTTGGAAATCCCCGCAGGAAGCTCGGATTGA
- the LOC116032500 gene encoding protein GRAVITROPIC IN THE LIGHT 1, producing the protein MESIRPSPAPNRSSKLARTFQKVIHLRASSKPFSNNGFCLLIPQEKLKCCESQHFDKEEIQECKENSRNRAVLEAFVAKLFATISSLKAAYAELQMAQFPYNSDAIQAADQAVVDELKALSELKHSYLKKQVDSSPPHVTLMLAEIQEQQSLMKTYEITMKKMQGEIEGKEALFSSLQKELQEISLDNKSLERKLNASGSFTVLDNVRFSDVNPKDFITVLHYAMRSVRHFVKHLIRDMEGANWDIDAAAAAIQNGVSFEKKNHKAFAFESFICREIFNGFNDPCFAIQTDHCWSPEKQRRAFFFDQFKKLKSASLIHFLKQNPSSPFGKFLKSKYLHLVHPKMEFSFSGNLTQRKLVNSGEFPETEFFKAFAEMGRRVWLLHCLAFSFDQQVTTFQARKGDRFSEVYMESVTDEVFAGAGEFQVAFTVVPGFKVGKIVVQSQVYLSPVSSPAKS; encoded by the coding sequence atGGAGTCAATCAGGCCCAGTCCAGCTCCAAACAGAAGTAGCAAGCTGGCCAGGACATTTCAGAAGGTGATTCATCTCAGGGCATCTTCAAAGCCCTTCTCAAACAATGGGTTTTGTCTGCTCATCCCTCAGGAGAAGCTCAAGTGCTGTGAATCCCAGCATTTTGACAAGGAAGAGATTCAGGAGTGCAAAGAGAATTCAAGAAACAGGGCTGTGTTGGAGGCCTTTGTTGCCAAGCTTTTTGCCACCATTTCTTCCTTAAAAGCTGCCTATGCTGAGCTCCAGATGGCTCAGTTCCCTTACAACAGTGATGCCATTCAAGCTGCAGATCAAGCTGTGGTTGATGAGCTCAAGGCCCTCTCTGAGCTCAAGCATAGTTATCTCAAGAAACAGGTTGATTCTTCGCCCCCCCATGTTACTCTTATGCTTGCTGAGATTCAAGAACAGCAGTCTCTCATGAAGACATATGAGATCACTATGAAGAAAATGCAAGGAGAAATTGAAGGGAAAGAGGCCCTCTTTTCTTCCCTGCAAAAGGAGCTTCAAGAAATCTCTCTTGACAACAAATCCCTCGAGAGAAAGCTCAATGCCAGTGGATCTTTCACCGTTCTTGACAACGTCAGATTCTCCGATGTAAACCCCAAAGACTTCATCACGGTTCTGCACTACGCGATGAGGTCGGTCAGGCATTTCGTCAAACACCTTATCCGCGACATGGAGGGTGCGAACTGGGACATCGACGCAGCTGCGGCCGCGATTCAAAATGGAGTTTCGTTTGAGAAGAAAAACCACAAAGCTTTCGCCTTTGAATCGTTCATTTGCAGGGAGATATTCAACGGATTCAACGATCCGTGCTTCGCTATTCAGACCGATCATTGTTGGTCCCCGGAGAAGCAGAGGAGAGCGTTCTTCTTTGATCAGTTCAAAAAGCTGAAATCCGCGAGCTTGATCCATTTCCTAAAGCAAAACCCTAGCTCTCCGTTCGGAAAATTCTTGAAATCCAAGTACCTCCACCTGGTTCACCCAAAGATGGAATTCTCCTTCTCCGGGAACCTCACTCAACGGAAACTCGTGAATTCCGGCGAGTTCCCGGAAACCGAATTCTTCAAGGCGTTTGCAGAGATGGGGAGAAGGGTTTGGCTCCTGCATTGCCTCGCATTCTCTTTCGATCAACAAGTCACCACTTTCCAGGCCAGGAAGGGCGACAGATTCTCCGAAGTATACATGGAGAGCGTCACCGATGAAGTTTTCGCCGGCGCCGGCGAGTTTCAGGTGGCGTTCACGGTGGTTCCTGGCTTTAAAGTAGGCAAAATAGTGGTGCAAAGCCAGGTATATCTCTCCCCAGTCTCATCTCCGGCTAAATCCTAG